A single window of Agromyces aureus DNA harbors:
- a CDS encoding DNA alkylation repair protein, whose protein sequence is MTTLAADFIDRTLQMEGSEERASADAERIGGGLRFYGASVGAVRGAVRDARRRHPELTHDEVTALASELWSVPVFERRLAAVVLLQGQVPALLVSDFTRLEQLLRSAGVRELIDPLMTDVALPLLDRLDGVEATRARRIVGRWEIEGLMHGGSRG, encoded by the coding sequence GTGACCACCCTCGCCGCCGACTTCATCGACCGCACCCTTCAGATGGAGGGGTCGGAGGAGCGCGCGAGCGCGGATGCCGAGCGCATCGGCGGCGGACTGCGGTTCTACGGCGCCTCGGTGGGTGCGGTGCGGGGCGCGGTGCGAGACGCCCGCCGGCGGCATCCGGAACTCACGCATGACGAGGTCACCGCACTCGCATCGGAGCTGTGGTCCGTGCCGGTCTTCGAGCGCCGGCTCGCCGCGGTCGTGCTGCTCCAGGGGCAGGTGCCGGCGCTGCTCGTGAGCGACTTCACGCGACTCGAGCAGCTGCTCCGCTCGGCCGGCGTGCGAGAGCTCATCGATCCATTGATGACGGATGTCGCGCTGCCGCTGCTCGACCGGCTCGATGGCGTCGAGGCGACGCGCGCCCGACGCATCGTCGGTCGGTGGGAGATCGAGGGCCTGATGCACGGAGGAAGTCGGGGCTGA
- a CDS encoding peptidoglycan-binding domain-containing protein, whose protein sequence is MDRVRMSGFLGTAVVSIAVVVALTGCAEGADSVERAKAQVSAKEKAVASAQAEFDSASKEFCGASRVYIDALDRYGDVLNDTAPTVGDVRDAGADLAAPRDDAFDGAEAAVDAQQALVAAQTELVEAQAALAAAEAGPTGTPSVAEPAEPPTATPLAPATSVDRVKQADADFDDAQAAITEQTTLADASEQFNSAVVALEMAWLRLFADAGCLTDDQQVQAVAAVGAYTFALQQDLATAGYYAGTVDGVSGPMTVQAIEDLQEANGLPVTGTVDKATAAALQAELVALGGTAAQDSLASTAAVQQTLKLAGFWDGPVDGVWTDELTAALQAFQSELGVEPTGAVDAATIAAFERAIAELTAPDPEPSPSATPTSEPAT, encoded by the coding sequence ATGGATCGCGTGAGGATGTCGGGGTTCCTCGGAACGGCGGTGGTTTCGATCGCCGTCGTGGTGGCGCTCACCGGATGCGCCGAGGGCGCCGACAGCGTCGAGCGGGCCAAGGCCCAGGTCAGCGCGAAGGAGAAGGCCGTGGCGAGCGCGCAGGCCGAGTTCGACTCCGCGTCGAAGGAGTTCTGCGGCGCGAGCCGCGTCTACATCGACGCCCTCGACCGGTACGGCGACGTGCTGAACGACACCGCGCCCACCGTCGGCGACGTGCGTGACGCAGGTGCCGACCTCGCCGCTCCTCGCGACGACGCGTTCGACGGCGCCGAGGCCGCGGTCGACGCGCAGCAGGCGCTCGTGGCCGCTCAGACGGAGCTCGTCGAGGCGCAGGCGGCGCTGGCCGCGGCCGAGGCGGGGCCGACCGGCACGCCCTCGGTCGCCGAGCCTGCCGAGCCCCCGACCGCCACGCCGCTGGCACCCGCGACATCCGTCGACCGGGTGAAGCAGGCCGACGCCGACTTCGATGATGCGCAGGCGGCGATCACCGAGCAGACGACCCTGGCCGACGCATCGGAGCAGTTCAACAGCGCCGTCGTCGCGCTCGAGATGGCGTGGCTCAGGCTCTTCGCGGATGCCGGATGCCTCACCGACGACCAGCAGGTGCAGGCCGTGGCGGCGGTCGGCGCGTACACGTTCGCGCTGCAGCAGGACCTCGCCACGGCCGGGTACTACGCCGGCACCGTCGACGGCGTCTCGGGGCCGATGACCGTGCAGGCGATCGAGGACCTCCAGGAGGCCAACGGCCTGCCGGTCACGGGCACGGTCGACAAGGCGACGGCCGCGGCACTGCAGGCCGAGCTCGTGGCGCTCGGCGGCACGGCCGCACAGGACTCGCTGGCGTCGACGGCTGCGGTGCAGCAGACACTGAAGCTCGCCGGGTTCTGGGACGGACCGGTCGACGGGGTGTGGACAGACGAGCTCACCGCGGCGCTGCAGGCGTTCCAGTCCGAGCTCGGCGTCGAGCCGACGGGTGCGGTCGACGCCGCGACGATCGCCGCCTTCGAGCGGGCGATCGCCGAGCTCACCGCGCCGGATCCCGAGCCGAGCCCTTCGGCGACGCCGACGAGCGAGCCGGCCACCTGA
- a CDS encoding WxL protein peptidoglycan domain-containing protein → MDRSASLRTDPERGRRTAAGWGGTMIATLAALVMQLAGAGAGAAFAADDPTITWAASPANEAGPDGRTWVELELDPGESTIDHLAVRNLGAEEITFTLAAADGYLTSTGRFNMLPSDQDSTDAGTWIDVAETVTVPPAGTEIVPFTVKVPANATPGDHAAGIAASVYSVNASETGNRLGVESRIGFRVMTRVSGELRPALNVAAISAGYDLSWNPFAPGAIDVTTELENSGNVRLEVPVSTAESGTQSGSEESGAPDPVQLLPGDRRSTIVHVSEVWPLGFAIVPVEFRPMVVEPDGGVELMAPISQDIFVWTMPWPHLLILLAGALIVCALLLGRRRQAREVERLVRDAQERGRREALANGAPVETGVPAETSA, encoded by the coding sequence TTGGACAGGAGCGCGAGCTTGAGAACCGATCCCGAGCGTGGCAGGCGCACGGCAGCGGGGTGGGGAGGGACGATGATCGCGACCCTCGCCGCCTTGGTGATGCAGCTGGCCGGTGCCGGCGCCGGAGCGGCCTTCGCCGCCGACGACCCGACCATCACGTGGGCGGCGAGCCCGGCGAACGAGGCCGGGCCCGACGGCCGTACGTGGGTCGAACTGGAACTGGACCCGGGCGAATCGACCATCGATCATCTGGCTGTGCGCAATCTCGGCGCCGAGGAGATCACCTTCACGCTGGCCGCTGCGGATGGCTATCTCACGTCGACCGGTCGATTCAACATGCTGCCATCCGACCAGGACTCGACCGACGCGGGCACCTGGATCGACGTCGCCGAGACGGTCACCGTGCCACCCGCCGGCACGGAGATCGTGCCGTTCACCGTGAAGGTGCCGGCGAACGCAACGCCAGGGGACCATGCAGCCGGCATCGCCGCCTCGGTCTACTCCGTCAACGCATCGGAGACGGGGAATCGCCTCGGCGTGGAGAGCCGGATCGGATTCCGGGTGATGACCCGTGTGTCCGGAGAACTGCGGCCGGCCCTGAACGTGGCCGCGATCAGCGCGGGGTACGACCTCTCGTGGAACCCATTCGCGCCTGGTGCCATAGACGTGACGACGGAGCTCGAGAACTCCGGCAACGTTCGACTCGAAGTGCCCGTTTCCACGGCGGAGAGCGGGACGCAGTCCGGATCGGAGGAGTCCGGAGCGCCTGACCCCGTCCAACTCCTTCCTGGAGATCGGCGATCGACGATCGTCCACGTCTCGGAGGTCTGGCCGCTGGGATTCGCCATCGTGCCGGTCGAATTCCGGCCCATGGTCGTCGAGCCCGACGGCGGAGTCGAGCTCATGGCGCCCATCTCGCAGGACATCTTCGTGTGGACCATGCCGTGGCCGCATCTGCTCATCCTGCTTGCAGGGGCGCTCATCGTCTGCGCCCTCCTCTTGGGACGACGACGACAGGCGCGCGAGGTCGAGCGACTCGTCCGGGACGCTCAGGAACGGGGGCGCCGCGAGGCGCTGGCGAACGGCGCACCCGTCGAGACCGGCGTACCTGCCGAGACCAGCGCCTGA
- a CDS encoding VOC family protein, protein MRLFDHIGISVDDLPRSIAQFDPVMTALGCTRQDADNGVSWYRGEDELILLPAREPGSGPHRHGRVGWQHLAFPVDSRDDVDRLHVIAIDAGWTAVSGPKVFTRFSDRYYASFVEDDNGIRIEFMFNPPRESAAD, encoded by the coding sequence ATGCGTCTCTTCGACCACATCGGCATCTCCGTCGACGACCTGCCCCGCTCGATCGCCCAGTTCGACCCGGTGATGACGGCACTCGGCTGCACGCGACAGGACGCCGACAACGGCGTCTCCTGGTACCGGGGAGAGGACGAGCTGATCCTGTTGCCCGCCCGCGAACCGGGCAGCGGGCCGCACCGGCACGGCCGCGTCGGCTGGCAGCACCTCGCGTTCCCCGTCGACTCGCGCGACGACGTCGACCGCCTGCACGTGATCGCGATCGATGCAGGCTGGACGGCGGTCAGCGGACCGAAGGTCTTCACGCGCTTCAGCGATCGCTACTACGCGTCCTTCGTCGAGGACGACAACGGCATCCGCATCGAATTCATGTTCAACCCGCCGCGCGAGTCCGCCGCCGACTGA